One genomic window of Polyangium aurulentum includes the following:
- a CDS encoding SUMF1/EgtB/PvdO family nonheme iron enzyme: MLAFSRCIPLAALLLVAAACSSSEQDADPSAAPSAAPSAAPAPSGSAGAIAAKVSTAPSPPPPPPAPPPPLPDEDLYPDTLEEQREALFRRMAVMLELSDDQMSAVRGVFERSSHLGQGNPKVTQHPVTRKQCREKRAEAGVVDEDKAMCGGRFMVPLYDPTVGEKEEDARACIDRFEFPGIPCEHPVVYPSAREAAELCAAVGKRLCDAHEWEGACAGAVHAPEGEYTFDRARKEAKNLHNRDREIVWAYGREKNHAACGTTSRKTEGCTSSGWKRCGTNSFPAGSFPGCKSPLGVYDQHGNVAEHMNLPLSSDELASRGGKGWTEMKGSWFIFANLEAHEDDCRWRAPDWHATKISDPQSHGNYHLGFRCCKTIEK; encoded by the coding sequence ATGCTCGCCTTCTCACGCTGCATCCCTCTCGCCGCCTTGCTCCTCGTCGCCGCCGCTTGCTCGTCGAGCGAGCAGGACGCCGACCCGTCCGCCGCGCCCTCGGCGGCGCCCTCCGCCGCGCCCGCGCCCTCGGGCTCCGCGGGGGCCATCGCCGCCAAGGTGAGCACGGCCCCTTCCCCGCCCCCTCCCCCGCCCGCGCCTCCGCCGCCCTTGCCGGACGAGGATCTCTACCCCGACACGCTCGAGGAGCAGCGCGAGGCGCTCTTCCGCCGCATGGCGGTGATGCTCGAGCTCTCCGACGACCAGATGTCGGCCGTGCGCGGGGTCTTCGAGCGCTCGTCGCACCTCGGCCAGGGCAATCCCAAGGTCACGCAGCACCCGGTGACGCGCAAGCAATGCCGGGAAAAACGCGCGGAGGCCGGCGTCGTGGACGAGGACAAAGCGATGTGCGGCGGGCGCTTCATGGTTCCCCTCTACGACCCGACCGTGGGCGAAAAGGAGGAGGACGCCAGGGCGTGCATCGATCGCTTCGAGTTCCCGGGCATTCCCTGCGAGCACCCGGTGGTGTATCCGTCGGCGCGCGAGGCGGCCGAGCTATGCGCGGCCGTGGGCAAGCGGCTATGCGACGCGCACGAATGGGAGGGCGCCTGCGCCGGGGCCGTGCACGCGCCCGAGGGGGAGTACACGTTCGACAGGGCGCGCAAGGAGGCGAAGAACCTCCACAACCGCGACCGCGAGATCGTGTGGGCCTACGGGCGCGAGAAGAACCACGCCGCGTGCGGCACCACGAGCCGCAAGACCGAGGGCTGCACCTCGAGCGGCTGGAAGCGCTGCGGCACCAATTCGTTCCCGGCCGGGTCTTTCCCGGGCTGCAAGAGCCCGCTCGGGGTCTACGACCAGCACGGCAACGTGGCCGAGCACATGAACCTGCCGCTATCGTCCGACGAGCTCGCGAGCCGCGGTGGCAAGGGCTGGACCGAGATGAAGGGGAGCTGGTTCATCTTCGCGAACCTCGAGGCCCACGAGGACGATTGCCGCTGGCGCGCGCCCGACTGGCACGCGACCAAGATCAGCGACCCGCAAAGCCACGGCAATTATCACCTCGGGTTCAGGTGCTGTAAGACCATCGAGAAATGA
- a CDS encoding WGR domain-containing protein → MASKRTTGGSASEKTYLELSEDGGGAHKFYEVTVAGASVTIRYGRIGDAGQTQAQKLANADEAKAFAQKKINEKTKKGYAPAVMGERQKRSVTRRPIVSKAPPSNAKRAPVLWKFASGSPAFGIFIDEKLSWVGNQKGEVHAVTRDGKVEASFKLPDGVKCIIADEDWRYAGCDDGNVYDLGSGGVPRLAYEIHKDVDIFWLDIHEGTLCVSDDAGGVNLFDHESELRWKKKSKGSSGWMIRADASGIYHGHSDGVTKYDWKEGKALWSQKTKGAVLFGWQEGDFVYAGASDDKLYMFTKSGKAGPVFQCDDSVWSCATSPGGKYVFAGDSSSSIYCFDDTGKRLWKLATGCETACSMQYRNDKLYIVTYDGTLACIDASEAAIKAAQEGQVPKAVDIKAPKAVAIPTTQLETTRDTKKGVVVECYAQGGKLRVRVVSPGFDKKRNCQFPRDIREAGARFVVDEVRESTSGGFYRALGKIRRLEA, encoded by the coding sequence ATGGCCAGCAAACGCACGACGGGGGGCTCGGCCTCCGAAAAGACCTATCTCGAGCTGTCGGAGGACGGCGGCGGAGCGCACAAGTTCTACGAGGTCACCGTCGCGGGCGCGAGCGTGACCATCCGGTATGGCCGCATCGGCGACGCGGGGCAGACGCAGGCGCAGAAGCTCGCGAATGCCGACGAGGCCAAGGCGTTCGCGCAGAAGAAGATCAACGAGAAGACGAAGAAGGGCTATGCGCCCGCGGTGATGGGCGAGCGGCAGAAGCGCTCGGTCACGCGGCGGCCGATCGTCAGCAAGGCCCCGCCCTCGAATGCCAAGCGCGCCCCGGTGCTCTGGAAGTTCGCGTCGGGCTCGCCCGCGTTCGGCATCTTCATCGACGAGAAGCTCTCCTGGGTGGGCAACCAGAAGGGCGAGGTGCACGCCGTCACGCGCGACGGCAAGGTGGAGGCGAGCTTCAAGCTCCCCGACGGCGTCAAATGCATCATCGCCGACGAGGACTGGCGGTACGCGGGCTGCGACGACGGCAACGTCTACGACCTCGGCAGCGGCGGCGTGCCGCGCCTGGCCTACGAGATCCACAAGGACGTCGACATCTTCTGGCTCGACATCCACGAGGGCACGCTCTGCGTCTCCGACGACGCGGGCGGCGTGAATCTCTTCGATCACGAGAGCGAGCTGCGCTGGAAGAAGAAGAGCAAGGGCTCCTCCGGCTGGATGATCCGCGCCGACGCGAGCGGCATCTATCACGGCCATTCGGACGGCGTCACCAAGTACGACTGGAAGGAAGGCAAGGCGCTCTGGAGCCAGAAGACCAAGGGCGCGGTGCTCTTCGGCTGGCAGGAGGGCGATTTCGTCTACGCGGGCGCGAGCGACGACAAGCTCTACATGTTCACGAAGAGCGGCAAGGCCGGGCCGGTCTTCCAGTGCGACGACTCGGTCTGGTCCTGCGCGACCTCCCCGGGCGGCAAATACGTGTTCGCCGGGGATTCGAGCTCGTCGATCTATTGCTTCGACGACACGGGCAAGCGCCTCTGGAAGCTCGCCACCGGGTGCGAGACCGCCTGCTCGATGCAATACCGCAACGACAAGCTCTACATCGTGACCTACGACGGCACCCTCGCCTGCATCGACGCGAGCGAGGCGGCGATCAAGGCCGCGCAGGAGGGGCAGGTCCCCAAGGCGGTCGACATCAAGGCCCCCAAGGCCGTGGCCATCCCCACGACCCAGCTCGAGACCACCCGCGACACGAAGAAGGGCGTCGTCGTCGAGTGCTACGCGCAGGGCGGCAAGCTGCGCGTGCGCGTGGTCTCGCCCGGCTTCGACAAGAAGCGCAATTGCCAGTTCCCCCGCGACATCCGCGAGGCCGGCGCCCGCTTCGTCGTCGACGAGGTGCGCGAGTCGACGAGCGGCGGGTTTTATCGCGCGCTCGGCAAGATCCGCAGGCTCGAAGCCTGA
- a CDS encoding MFS transporter, whose translation MLASLYLSQGLPYGFFTQALPVLLRKIGLSLPDIGLTHLLFLPWALKFLWSPWMERRAPGRLGRRRGFILPLQILSSALLFSLAVSAEGPGVRGLLVAVLLVNLLAATQDVATDGLAVDLLKAHELGLGNGVQVAAYRVGMILGGGLMLIVFDAAGWRVTLVCLGAMLLAATVPVVLFREPPSEPPPRESPSLSFWIHRPGVGAWFGLLFLYKAGENLATGMLRTFLVDRGLGLTEIGWMLGGVGFTAGLLGAATGGALVGRLGYRRALLGFGVVQAGSVLLYALCAQQGASVPMLAIACAVEHLASGMATAALFTAMMEACRPDHAATDYTVQACVVVISSGVAATVSGFSAHRLGYAGHFVAAAALCALAVVWVWGMTARSGSLLPERGAPR comes from the coding sequence CTGCTCGCGAGCCTCTACCTCTCGCAGGGCCTGCCTTACGGCTTCTTCACCCAGGCCCTGCCGGTGCTCCTGCGCAAGATCGGTTTGTCGCTGCCCGACATTGGCCTCACCCACCTGCTCTTTTTGCCCTGGGCCCTCAAGTTCCTCTGGTCGCCCTGGATGGAGCGGCGGGCCCCTGGCAGGCTCGGGCGGCGGCGCGGCTTCATCCTGCCCTTGCAGATCCTCTCGTCGGCCTTGCTCTTCTCGCTCGCCGTGTCGGCAGAAGGCCCCGGCGTGCGGGGGCTGCTCGTCGCCGTGCTGCTCGTCAACCTGCTCGCGGCCACGCAGGACGTGGCGACCGACGGCCTCGCGGTGGACCTCTTGAAAGCCCACGAGCTCGGCCTCGGCAATGGCGTGCAGGTGGCGGCCTATCGCGTGGGCATGATCCTGGGCGGCGGCCTCATGCTCATCGTCTTCGACGCGGCCGGCTGGCGCGTGACGCTGGTTTGTCTGGGTGCGATGCTGCTCGCGGCCACGGTGCCTGTCGTCCTCTTTCGCGAGCCGCCGTCCGAGCCGCCGCCCCGCGAGAGCCCGAGCCTGTCGTTCTGGATCCATCGTCCGGGCGTCGGCGCCTGGTTCGGCCTTCTGTTCCTCTACAAGGCCGGCGAGAACCTCGCGACGGGCATGCTGCGCACCTTCCTCGTCGACCGGGGGCTCGGATTGACGGAGATCGGGTGGATGCTCGGCGGGGTCGGGTTCACCGCGGGGCTCTTGGGCGCGGCGACGGGCGGCGCGCTCGTGGGGCGGCTCGGCTATCGGCGCGCGCTGCTCGGGTTCGGGGTCGTGCAGGCGGGCTCGGTGCTGCTTTATGCGCTCTGCGCGCAGCAGGGGGCCTCGGTGCCGATGCTCGCGATCGCGTGCGCGGTCGAGCACCTCGCGAGCGGCATGGCGACGGCCGCGCTCTTCACGGCGATGATGGAGGCCTGCCGCCCCGATCACGCGGCCACCGATTACACCGTGCAAGCCTGCGTGGTGGTCATCTCGAGCGGCGTCGCGGCCACGGTGAGCGGCTTCAGCGCCCACCGGCTCGGCTATGCGGGGCATTTCGTCGCCGCGGCCGCGCTCTGCGCGCTCGCGGTGGTGTGGGTCTGGGGAATGACGGCCCGCTCGGGGTCGCTCCTGCCCGAGCGAGGAGCGCCCCGATGA
- a CDS encoding Ig-like domain-containing protein, translating into MRRTTMAMAALAILASGAGCELIAGVDRSKIDEAAGGAAGGSSTASNTGGMAGMGGMAGAGGIGGMGGMAGSGGIGGMGGMAGAGGIGGMGGMAGSGGMGGMGGMAGAGGIGGMGGMAGAGGMGGMGGMAGMGGMGGMAGSGGGMGGMAGMGGMGGMGGSGGIMTGTGGAGGGMGGAGGSSNECNVDADCPTGVCQQGVCVTTTCLDGTQNGTETDVDCGGPNCVDCVPGKGCVVPSDCQTGVCTAGTCGPLAVLSTTPADAATSVTVTSKLRVQFTGHMDPLTLSAQTSSGPCTGSIQISTDDFATCIGFSSATPVLSLGQMVATLTPAPALSYGTSYKVRVTAAVKDAYGNAMAAAYTSTTGFTTELPPATCEGSVVISQVYPVGGYPGATYTNDFIELHNRGNTPVDLAGWSVQHTSASGFAWLVTNLSGSIAPGGYYLVQMGAGGLNGDPLPTPDATGNTLLGTAGGKVALVNSTAMLPNGCPNGASYIDFVGYGTATCAESLYPAPAPISTQSIQRAGGGCADMNNNAADFVVANVVPRNSTTAALACSCLFTANESGALAEVDYCNVQFPQSISVQAAQMTPVVYGRIYELGTTEAMGANASVKAEIGFGPETINPSTQSGWQFFPATFNVQVNNDDEYQATLLAPATAGTYRYAYRFSLDGTNWTYCDINGAGANGGLSFEVTQLPVMTVTP; encoded by the coding sequence ATGCGCAGGACCACCATGGCCATGGCCGCCCTCGCGATCCTGGCGAGCGGCGCGGGTTGCGAGCTGATTGCGGGCGTGGATCGCAGCAAGATCGACGAAGCCGCCGGGGGCGCGGCGGGGGGCTCGTCGACGGCGAGCAACACGGGCGGCATGGCCGGGATGGGAGGGATGGCCGGCGCGGGGGGCATCGGCGGCATGGGCGGCATGGCCGGCTCTGGCGGTATCGGCGGCATGGGCGGCATGGCCGGCGCGGGGGGCATCGGCGGCATGGGCGGCATGGCCGGCTCCGGCGGCATGGGCGGCATGGGCGGCATGGCCGGCGCGGGGGGCATCGGCGGCATGGGCGGCATGGCCGGCGCGGGGGGCATGGGCGGCATGGGCGGCATGGCCGGCATGGGCGGCATGGGTGGCATGGCTGGCTCCGGTGGCGGAATGGGCGGCATGGCCGGCATGGGCGGCATGGGCGGCATGGGTGGCTCCGGCGGAATCATGACCGGCACTGGTGGCGCTGGCGGCGGAATGGGCGGCGCCGGCGGCTCCAGCAATGAATGCAACGTGGACGCCGATTGCCCCACCGGCGTCTGCCAGCAGGGCGTTTGCGTCACGACGACCTGCCTGGACGGCACGCAGAACGGCACCGAGACCGACGTCGATTGCGGCGGCCCGAACTGCGTCGACTGCGTGCCCGGCAAGGGGTGCGTCGTCCCCTCGGATTGCCAGACCGGCGTCTGCACCGCGGGCACGTGTGGCCCCCTCGCGGTCCTGTCGACGACGCCCGCGGACGCCGCGACGTCGGTCACCGTCACGAGCAAGTTGAGGGTCCAGTTCACCGGACACATGGACCCGCTCACGCTCTCGGCCCAGACGAGCTCGGGGCCGTGCACGGGCTCGATCCAGATCTCCACGGACGATTTCGCGACCTGCATCGGCTTCTCTTCGGCCACGCCCGTGCTCAGCCTTGGCCAAATGGTGGCGACGCTGACCCCGGCGCCGGCATTGTCGTACGGGACGAGCTACAAGGTCCGCGTCACCGCGGCCGTGAAGGACGCCTATGGCAATGCAATGGCCGCGGCCTACACCTCGACCACCGGGTTCACGACGGAGCTGCCGCCGGCCACTTGCGAGGGATCCGTGGTGATAAGCCAGGTCTACCCCGTAGGCGGCTACCCGGGCGCGACGTACACGAACGATTTCATCGAGCTGCACAACCGCGGCAACACGCCGGTGGACCTCGCGGGCTGGTCGGTGCAGCACACGAGCGCGAGCGGGTTCGCGTGGCTCGTCACCAACCTCTCGGGCAGCATCGCGCCCGGCGGGTATTACCTCGTGCAGATGGGGGCGGGCGGCCTGAATGGCGACCCCCTGCCCACCCCGGACGCGACGGGGAACACCTTGCTCGGGACGGCCGGGGGCAAGGTGGCGCTCGTGAACAGCACGGCGATGCTCCCGAACGGCTGCCCGAACGGCGCTTCTTACATCGATTTCGTGGGGTACGGCACGGCCACCTGCGCCGAGAGCCTGTACCCGGCGCCCGCGCCGATCTCGACACAATCGATCCAGCGCGCGGGCGGCGGTTGCGCGGACATGAACAACAACGCGGCCGATTTCGTCGTCGCCAACGTCGTGCCCCGCAACAGCACGACCGCGGCGCTCGCCTGCTCTTGCCTCTTCACCGCCAACGAATCGGGCGCGTTGGCCGAGGTCGATTACTGCAACGTCCAGTTCCCGCAGAGCATCTCGGTGCAGGCCGCGCAGATGACGCCCGTCGTCTACGGCCGCATCTACGAGCTCGGGACCACCGAGGCCATGGGCGCGAATGCGAGCGTGAAGGCCGAGATCGGCTTCGGGCCGGAGACCATCAACCCGAGCACGCAGAGCGGCTGGCAGTTCTTCCCGGCCACCTTCAACGTGCAGGTGAACAACGACGACGAGTATCAGGCCACGCTCCTCGCGCCCGCCACCGCCGGGACCTACCGCTACGCCTATCGCTTCAGCCTCGACGGCACGAACTGGACCTATTGCGACATCAATGGCGCCGGCGCGAACGGGGGCCTGTCCTTCGAGGTCACGCAGCTCCCCGTCATGACCGTCACGCCCTGA
- a CDS encoding efflux RND transporter permease subunit has translation MNVSAVAIKRPVFTVMVALALIVLGLTGLSRLGVDLFPDVTFPVVTASVVYPGASPSEMETQVTKPLEDAVISLNGIDTVRSYSREGMTTMVVVFKLDVDIQEAAMQVRERVAQARFKLPRDIEEPVISRLDTNATPVMTYTLRGQRPLSEIRKFTDDVVRPTLEQIDGVAAVNIRGGAEREVQVMLDRARIDALNVPAAQIVEAIKAANLTVPAGRFEEGQREISIRAVGELVGVDQIRDLVVATARDGSSVRLRDVADVQDGYEELRTRIRVNTEEAVSFEVVKQSGRNTVATCEAVAKRMAELEKTFPEDLRATLIEDQSKYIYENIHEVEIAIWYGGAMAILIILIFMLDLRSTLISAVALPTSVVTTFFLMYVLGFTLNMMTLLGLSLAIGLLIDDAVVVRENIFKHLERGEEPRVAALNGTKEIALSVLATTLTIVAVFVPVAFMSGIVGQFFRQFGLTVSGAVLVSLFVAFTLDPMLSSRFSKAIVHGAPDRFALVKRPFEWVFRNMDETYRGMLGWIVRHKLVVGLLAFASLIGTGQIMGLMGSEFFNAEDRGQIMVEVELPPGTSLAETARRSIVAEKEFLEQIPQMRTVYATLGPNGDVNKAAYRLQAVPKNERTQTLDDLKDQVRAIVQRIEGAEVTISDPGGVDGAGVEAPIMVLVRGETYEEIRPLADQVAGALKTTPGVTDVKVKFSPGRPEMRVSVDRQRAADMGLSVAQVAMALRTAVEGEEASKLRQGKDEVPIRVRMREEDRASPGDLERLTLWSPRGAVALRDVAKLVWGEGPQVIEREGRQRQIAVWATPRGRSLGEIVTDLQPKLDAIERTKTTSIAYDGQIKQMSESNDSLGVALLLAIIFIYIVLASQFESFIHPFTIMLTLPLALIGAILGLFLNDSPMAMGSMIGIILLMGLVTKNAILLVDRAIVRVRENGETPMQAILEAGPERLRPILMTSAAMVLGMLPTAISRGDGSEFRAPMAIAVIGGVVSSTLLSLVVVPAFYLAIENAKGWLRARGIGGAKDPPAEAHAQAAE, from the coding sequence ATGAACGTCTCGGCTGTCGCGATCAAACGCCCCGTCTTCACCGTGATGGTGGCGCTGGCGCTCATCGTGCTGGGCCTGACTGGCCTCAGCCGGCTCGGCGTCGATCTGTTCCCCGACGTGACCTTCCCGGTGGTGACGGCGAGCGTCGTCTACCCCGGCGCGAGCCCGTCGGAGATGGAGACGCAAGTCACCAAGCCGCTCGAAGACGCGGTGATCTCGCTCAACGGCATCGACACCGTGCGCTCGTACTCGCGCGAGGGCATGACGACGATGGTCGTGGTCTTCAAGCTGGATGTCGACATCCAGGAGGCCGCGATGCAGGTGCGAGAGCGCGTCGCGCAGGCGCGCTTCAAGCTGCCGCGGGACATCGAGGAGCCAGTCATCTCGCGGCTCGACACGAACGCGACGCCGGTGATGACGTACACGCTGCGCGGCCAGCGCCCGCTGAGCGAGATACGCAAGTTCACCGACGACGTCGTGCGCCCGACGCTCGAGCAGATCGACGGCGTGGCGGCGGTGAACATCCGCGGCGGCGCCGAGCGCGAGGTGCAGGTCATGCTCGACCGGGCGCGGATCGACGCGCTCAACGTGCCCGCCGCGCAGATCGTGGAGGCCATCAAGGCCGCGAACCTCACCGTGCCCGCGGGCCGCTTCGAGGAGGGGCAGCGCGAGATCAGCATCCGCGCCGTCGGCGAGCTCGTCGGCGTCGATCAGATCCGCGATCTCGTCGTCGCGACGGCGAGGGACGGCTCGTCCGTGCGCCTGCGCGACGTGGCCGACGTGCAGGATGGCTACGAGGAGCTGCGCACCAGGATCCGCGTGAACACCGAGGAGGCCGTGTCCTTCGAGGTGGTCAAGCAGAGCGGCCGCAACACCGTGGCCACCTGCGAGGCCGTGGCCAAGAGGATGGCCGAGCTCGAGAAGACGTTCCCCGAGGATCTGCGCGCCACGCTGATCGAGGATCAGTCGAAGTACATCTACGAGAACATCCACGAGGTCGAGATCGCCATCTGGTACGGCGGCGCGATGGCGATCCTCATCATCCTGATCTTCATGCTCGACTTGCGGTCGACGCTGATCAGCGCCGTCGCATTGCCGACGAGCGTGGTGACGACGTTCTTCTTGATGTACGTGCTCGGCTTCACGCTGAACATGATGACGCTGCTCGGCCTGAGCCTCGCGATCGGGCTGCTCATCGACGACGCGGTCGTGGTGCGTGAGAACATCTTCAAGCACCTCGAGCGGGGCGAGGAGCCGCGGGTGGCGGCGCTGAACGGGACGAAGGAGATCGCGCTCAGCGTGCTCGCGACGACGCTGACCATCGTGGCCGTGTTCGTCCCGGTGGCGTTCATGAGCGGCATCGTGGGCCAGTTCTTCCGTCAGTTCGGGCTCACGGTCTCGGGCGCGGTGCTCGTGTCCTTGTTCGTCGCCTTCACGCTCGACCCGATGCTGTCGTCGCGGTTCAGCAAGGCGATCGTGCACGGCGCGCCCGACAGGTTCGCGCTCGTGAAGCGGCCGTTCGAGTGGGTCTTCCGCAACATGGACGAGACCTACCGGGGCATGCTCGGCTGGATCGTGCGGCACAAGCTCGTGGTCGGGCTGCTCGCGTTCGCGTCGCTGATCGGCACGGGCCAGATCATGGGGCTCATGGGCTCGGAGTTCTTCAACGCCGAGGACCGCGGGCAGATCATGGTCGAGGTCGAGCTGCCCCCGGGCACCTCGCTCGCCGAGACCGCGCGCCGCTCGATCGTGGCCGAGAAGGAGTTCCTCGAGCAGATCCCGCAGATGCGGACGGTGTACGCGACGCTCGGCCCGAACGGCGACGTGAACAAGGCCGCCTATCGCCTGCAGGCGGTCCCGAAGAACGAGCGCACGCAGACGCTCGACGACTTGAAGGATCAGGTCCGCGCGATCGTGCAGAGGATCGAGGGCGCGGAGGTGACCATCAGCGATCCGGGCGGCGTCGACGGCGCGGGCGTGGAGGCGCCGATCATGGTGCTCGTGCGCGGCGAGACGTACGAGGAGATCCGGCCGCTCGCCGATCAGGTGGCGGGCGCGCTCAAGACGACGCCGGGCGTCACCGACGTGAAGGTGAAGTTCTCGCCGGGCAGGCCCGAGATGCGCGTGTCGGTCGATCGCCAGCGCGCGGCCGACATGGGGCTGTCGGTGGCGCAGGTGGCGATGGCGCTGCGCACGGCGGTGGAGGGCGAAGAGGCGAGCAAGCTGCGCCAGGGCAAGGACGAGGTGCCCATCCGGGTGCGGATGCGCGAGGAGGATCGGGCCTCGCCGGGCGATCTCGAGCGGCTGACGCTGTGGTCGCCGAGGGGCGCGGTGGCGCTGCGCGACGTGGCGAAGCTCGTGTGGGGCGAGGGCCCGCAGGTGATCGAGCGCGAGGGCCGGCAGCGTCAGATCGCGGTCTGGGCGACGCCGCGCGGCCGATCGCTCGGCGAGATCGTGACCGACCTGCAGCCCAAGCTCGACGCGATCGAGCGGACGAAGACGACGTCGATCGCGTACGACGGGCAGATCAAGCAGATGAGCGAGTCGAACGACTCGCTGGGCGTCGCGCTGCTGCTCGCGATCATCTTCATCTACATCGTGCTCGCGTCGCAGTTCGAGAGCTTCATCCACCCGTTCACGATCATGCTGACCCTGCCGCTCGCGCTGATCGGCGCGATCCTCGGGCTGTTCTTGAACGACAGCCCGATGGCGATGGGCTCGATGATCGGCATCATCCTCTTGATGGGCCTCGTGACGAAGAACGCGATCTTGCTCGTCGACCGCGCGATCGTGCGGGTGCGCGAGAACGGCGAGACGCCGATGCAGGCGATCCTCGAGGCGGGCCCGGAGCGGCTGCGGCCGATCCTGATGACGAGCGCGGCGATGGTGCTCGGCATGCTGCCGACCGCGATCTCGCGCGGCGACGGCAGCGAATTCCGCGCGCCGATGGCGATCGCCGTCATCGGCGGCGTGGTGAGCTCGACGCTGCTGTCGCTCGTGGTCGTGCCGGCCTTCTATCTCGCGATCGAGAACGCGAAGGGATGGCTGCGTGCGCGCGGCATCGGAGGCGCGAAGGACCCGCCGGCCGAGGCCCACGCGCAAGCCGCCGAGTAG
- a CDS encoding efflux RND transporter periplasmic adaptor subunit: MSTEATPQRTRKIGAGSVIAIAIGLGVVGLIGVKVKDKVAQKKALEASSQATAEQAKMQAQAQAQPQAQPQAQAPAAAGKEPVAKARGTTFVKPTPMTWQPRVAVTGTLEPIQRADVGFKVGGRLGSIKVQIGDLVKTGQPLAHLDTSEAAAQASAAQAGLRAAEISLEMAQDSQKRTDTLFQQNAIAEAEKTSVGQRAMLAQAQVEQAKAQQRLAAVTLGNATLAAPFGGLVTRAPTGIGKIVAPGEALFHIEDTSVLKLNATVGESDAKLVAIGAAVSIENAPEAKGKITAVVGSLDPQTRRVPVVAEIPNGPEVGLLSGSFVRAEIIGAKPISVLKVPAAALRQGSQDEVVVSKGGKAHLVRVVFSTEPDGSLLVRRGLEASDEVVLSPSFEVREGDALVPAAAAPSPTAAP; encoded by the coding sequence ATGAGCACCGAGGCTACGCCGCAAAGGACCAGAAAGATCGGCGCAGGCAGCGTGATCGCGATCGCGATCGGGCTCGGCGTCGTCGGGCTGATCGGGGTCAAGGTCAAGGACAAGGTCGCGCAGAAGAAGGCGCTCGAGGCAAGCTCGCAGGCGACGGCCGAGCAGGCGAAGATGCAGGCGCAAGCGCAAGCGCAGCCGCAAGCGCAGCCGCAAGCGCAGGCGCCGGCCGCGGCGGGGAAGGAGCCCGTGGCCAAGGCGCGCGGCACCACCTTCGTGAAGCCGACGCCGATGACGTGGCAGCCGCGCGTCGCGGTGACGGGCACGCTCGAGCCCATCCAGCGGGCCGACGTCGGCTTCAAGGTCGGCGGGCGGCTCGGGTCGATCAAGGTGCAGATCGGCGACCTCGTGAAGACGGGCCAGCCGCTCGCGCACCTCGACACCTCGGAGGCGGCAGCGCAGGCGAGCGCGGCGCAAGCGGGCCTGCGCGCGGCCGAGATCAGCCTCGAGATGGCGCAGGACTCGCAGAAGCGCACCGACACGCTCTTCCAGCAGAACGCGATCGCCGAGGCGGAGAAGACGAGCGTCGGGCAGCGCGCGATGCTCGCCCAGGCGCAGGTCGAGCAGGCGAAGGCGCAGCAAAGGCTGGCGGCGGTGACGCTCGGCAACGCGACGCTCGCGGCGCCGTTCGGGGGCCTCGTGACGCGGGCGCCCACGGGCATCGGCAAGATCGTCGCGCCGGGCGAGGCGCTCTTCCACATCGAGGACACCTCGGTGCTGAAGCTGAACGCCACGGTGGGCGAGAGCGACGCGAAGCTCGTCGCCATCGGAGCGGCCGTGTCCATCGAGAACGCGCCCGAGGCCAAGGGCAAGATCACCGCCGTGGTCGGCTCGCTCGACCCGCAGACGCGCCGCGTGCCCGTCGTGGCCGAGATCCCGAACGGCCCCGAGGTGGGCCTTCTGTCAGGCTCGTTCGTCCGCGCCGAGATCATCGGCGCGAAGCCGATCTCGGTGCTCAAGGTGCCGGCCGCAGCGCTGCGCCAGGGCTCGCAGGACGAGGTCGTCGTGTCCAAGGGCGGCAAGGCGCACCTCGTGCGGGTCGTGTTCTCGACCGAGCCCGACGGCTCGCTGCTCGTGCGCCGAGGCCTCGAAGCCTCGGACGAGGTGGTGCTGTCGCCGAGCTTCGAGGTGCGGGAAGGCGACGCCCTCGTGCCCGCCGCGGCCGCGCCCTCCCCCACCGCCGCGCCCTGA